A portion of the Haemorhous mexicanus isolate bHaeMex1 chromosome 3, bHaeMex1.pri, whole genome shotgun sequence genome contains these proteins:
- the FAM162B gene encoding protein FAM162B, whose translation MLPARLRPGRLLSAAPFRPPARGAAAAGDPVRSPGTTRAEQAHRVVASCKPSKFDKKILLWTGRFKTEEEIPLRIPPEMLDKARNKARVKACYIMIGLSIIACFAVIASAKKAAARHESLTSLNLAKKAKWRKEAALAAEAKTK comes from the exons ATGCTGCCGGCGCGCCTCCGCCCGGGGCGGCTGCTGTCCGCCGCGCCGTTCCGCCCGCCCGCGCGGGGAGCCGCGGCCGCCGGGGATCCCGTCCGGAGCCCGGGCACCACCCGCG CTGAGCAGGCTCACAGGGTGGTTGCAAGTTGCAAACCTTCGAAGTTtgacaaaaaaatcctcctctGGACTGGACGTTTCAAGACAGAAGAAGAGATTCCTCTGAGGATCCC GCCAGAGATGCTAGACAAGGCAAGAAACAAAGCTCGAGTGAAAGCCTGTTACATCATGATTGGGCTCTCAATTATTGCCTGTTTTGCGGTGATTGCTTCAGCTAAGAAG GCTGCCGCACGTCATGAGTCCTTGACGAGCCTGAACTTGGCAAAGAAGGCCAAGTGGCGGAAGGAGGCTGCGCTGGCTGCGGAGGCGAAGACCAAGTAA